AGCTTAGCTAGTTAGTACATTACATTGTTAATTTACTTGTATATATGGTTAGAATCAGTTGAAAAGCTATGAATTTTTCTTACTATATATCTTTTAATGACAAGACAAGATGTCCATGGTTTGGATATggttaataaattttttttatctgtttatgcatatgaaaacTTGTTCAttgaaaaaatagcaatttgttGGAGTCTAAATGATTTAAACTATTTGTTACTATTATGTTTTGGCTGAAATGGAGTTTAAACTATCTATTGTTGAATTACACTGTAAGGTGTTTAGTGACTCAATTGACAGTTTCGAATTAAAATTGTTAATCAATGAAAGTTTAGAAATTCAAATTATAATTAAGAATAAGAGAATTGTCCCACACTGAATACATTCATGCACTTGAAAATGCACAAAGTTTTTCTACCCTCAAAGTCAAGCTAGTAAAATACTAATAGTGATTCATAACACCAACTCTTAAAGAGTTTAACCctcaaaatcaagctaacaaggTATTAGTAGTAATGCATGATACCaactcaataaaaaaaaaaaaaaaatctctaattattttacaaatcttgagactcgcaaatttcaattcaaactaaTTGAGGATAAAATggtcattttatatttttttaattccaCGATCTTACTTGTTTACTCTATGCCTAGATTCACTCCCTGGCTCCTATTTTACATGCACTCAAAATACAGGCAGTAAACTGACATCCTCGACTTGTATGTCTGCAAGTCTTCCGATAGTCTCCATTATTCGTGCGGGACAGATGAACTCTAACACCAAGCTGGCGTTGTGCTGTGGACCAAAAAAGGCAAAATATAGAACAACAGTTTCAGAGGTTAAGCTCGATATATATAGTAGGTGCTTTAATAATGAATTTTGTTTCTACCAACAACATACAAGCGTATCTAATCCCATCTTAGGGAAGAAAAAGTTACAAAATTGATCATCGCTATTGACTGTTATATCTCAAAAATCTTCAATACACTAAAAGCTTATCCTACTACAATCTCGAGaaatccatggccaaccaatattCCATTTAGTCTCCAAGCCCATGGCTGATAACAAGGATTTTACAGTCACGGGAGAACTCATGAGTTAAACCTCTTCACCCTCAAGACACTGCAAAACTCCCACAGATGACGGTCTCAGTGAAACTCACTCACTTAAAACTCACAGTGAACTGGCAACGCAGAATCATGATCCTGAGTTTCTCCGGATTTTCTTGTTTAATCTATCTTGTACCCGGTATCTGTCCCTCCGCTCTTCTCTCGTGCGCTTTTTTGACAGCTGCTCTTCTTTTGCCTTCTCAGCTTCATGTGcttttttcttctcctcttcCTTAAGTTTTCGCTTTTTCATCTGTAAACAGTCATTGGCAGTTAGGGACTTTAAAATGCCAAGGACAATAGGTGACTTCCTCCATATAAGACAATTTGGCTGAGGTCAAAGATGAGTAAAGATAATTTGCTGTAGTCATACAGCAATTATTGAGAAACCAACTTCACTCGAAAGATACAAGGAAAGGCGATAACTCATAACTAGTCCTTTTCTGAATCAAATTCAAAATCGAGCTATGAATTGTCAGAGTTTTCAAGGCCTAGAGTCCAAAATTTTGATCAGAAATGCCAGTTACAGAAAGTTTGATCAAGGAGAACATACATACCTTCTCATTCCTAATAAGCTGAAGGTGTTGAACAAGAGCGTGCACTTTGCGCTCATGAGGCTCCATGACAACAGCTCTACGATTTTCGAGAAGTAACCGTCTTCGAGCAGGAATGTCCTTTGGCTTTGACGCAAAGGGTAGAGCAGCCTGTAGTGACTTTGGGATAACTAATGGATTGAATTTTCGCTGTTTCCTTTCAATTGGCTGTTATACAcatcaagaaaaggaaataagaaACAGTAGCCCATTAATATAAGCTGATTCCATTTCTGGCTTATCTTCCAGTTACCTTGTATAAGGAATCCTTGTTTACAGGAACTGGAATATTTAGTTCTGTTCTTAACTCGGCAACCGTTTTCATTCCTTGCCATGTCTGATTTCGTGGCTGCAGGGCTGTAGTCAGGGGGTTGTAAAAGCAAGGAACCTCCACTTGAGTCCAAGCACGCAAGAAAACTATGTCACTCATGAGAATTCTATCTTCAAATGTGCACCGTGCAATCCCTTCTTTGGCAAATCCACCCATCTTTTTGGGTTGGTTGCCAATCTCCTCTTTTGCAGCCTAAAATACATAAGAAAGAATTAATAAGAAGACTACATGGCCAATCCCTCCCCTCATACACTGACACATACATAAAGACATAAGAGGAAGAAACACCAGTTCATACAAACATAAATGGCCATAAACAACCAATTGACTATactttcaaaaatgaaaatctgTATGCAAGAGAATGTCAATTATAGTGGAAAGTAATGCATAAAAATGCTAAAAGAACAAAGGTCATCTATACTAACACTGATCAATCAAGTCCCCCAGGTCAAACTTGAAGGATAAGCTAAACAACTAGTCATGAAACTTGGATTCTATTAAGAAATTCTAGATTAATAGCATCATCCCAATCAGACAGACAGATACTGCAATTCATAATGCAGCATCAAAATGCATGAGAATAAGTAGTCAAACAGGAAACATTGACCTAAAGTCAAGAGTCAAGGAATTACAGCCATAGCAATTCCTTCTCGTCATGTTGTAGTCATGAACAAGAAAATTACCTTCTTAACCTGACCGCGAATTCCACTCACGGTTTGGACAGCAGCACCTTCAAACCTGGCAATTTCAAGATCCGAAGTAAACATGTCCTTGATAAGTGCTGTcttcttgaaaattttacacGGGTGACCAACAAGCTTAATTTTCTTCACTATTCGTGAAGCATGGTTGAATTCTAGAACAGTAGCAGTGGCCGTAATCCTAAATGATGCCTGACAACCAATGTTAAGCAGTCAAAGTGTAGAACCATAGCTAAGCATCTGAAATACAAATTCTAAGCACAATCACAAGCTTAAACTTCAgaaggagaaagaagaaaaccaagtgcatttcttttattcttgaaACTGCATATATGTGCAGATCCAGAACATAATTGTGTGAACTCTAGAGCTTCTGAGAACCATGAGATGAAAGCTAACTAGTTGAGAAGCAAAATTTAGAAGACCTCATTTCTCCAGATCAATTTGTATGATCCATTAAAAAGAAAGTAATCGGTTGGCTTAAGAAACTGTACACTTGCATTAGATAGATGGCTTGAATATCCCACAATCCAAATTGAAAGTCACCGATAATATCAACTGTTTTCGAATGAAACTATAAAGCACAGaatatttcttcttgttcaACATCTTATGCAGAGAGTGCAGTAGCCCTGCATACTACCCACTATCTTCTGAAACTTAAATTAACTAATTTGAAACTATTTCTTTTCCCTCAATACAAAGAAAAGTTTGATTTCCTTCACAAATACCAAGGTGTGTAAAGTGTGAAATAGCACTTGATGAGTAGTCTCATTCACTAACCCATAAAAAGCAGAAGTTTTCTTTCCAGACACAGATAAGAAAACTCCTTAACTTCTAACTGGATCATGATCTCACCAATGGCAACAAATGTAAAGGTCATTAACTGCGTGATGGCAGATATTGTAGTTTAATCAGTTAAAAGAAACTAAGTACAAGAAACGCATTGATACAAAGCAATGGATGAAAGCTGCAAACATGCCCTCACATGTCTAAccatccaataaaaaaaaattaattttcttgtcATAGTGGATTTTGCCATTAATTAATCAACTTCCCCCCGAAGCTAAATCCGTTCACTGTATCAAATTTAGAGAATGTATTCCATAGTTCCATTAAGTAATGTCAAGTCATATCCTTCAAAATATACTCTTTCCATAACTAACCCTTAACATTGAACTCGAGATGGAGCTAACATACCTGATTGTTTGATAAGTTCTGGACAGCTACCACACCAGTATGTGGTGGTGCAAGAGGGCCCCAAAACATGGCAATGCAGTGCATGTGCTCTGGAGTGTACTTCAGCATACGATAGCGACCATTACTGTCCTCGATGACATATACTGGTGTAGTTTGGTAACGTCGCCATCCAATGGAGACAATTATGGGGTCTCTAGTCTTCAACACTTTCTTGTGCCATCTATGGCGCTTTAAGCGAACCTAGAAAATTACAAGCATGTCATGATTAAATAGATTGAGATAAAGGCAAAATAAAGGAATAGTATGCAACAACCAATTTACTGTTTCTCATGAAGGGGGTTACAACAGTGTTAGAGACTGCAGCATTAACAATTTTAACCATTGAAACAGGTATGAGGTACAAGGAAAAATGACCCAAGTCAACTATAACGGGTCAAAATGGGTATCTACTTTCCTTGAGCTTGTCAATAACTAGTTTTACCCAGCATCATCCGGAAATTCCCATTACACATTTAAGTACCCTgacccttttcctcttttctacACCAAGAATTCCCTTGTTTAAAACTCGACAGATGCGGCAGAACCATGTTAGTTCATCTTCATCTAAGTGAACCCTCCTTCCCcaccttcccccccccccccaaaaaaaaggtcTTTTGCTTGTCCGTAAGGCCAAAGTTTCTTTGATTCTTACGTGATGCTACAACAAGAAGGCACAAAACAGACGAGAGGGAACACAGAAGAAAAACCAAAAATCATCTAAAGGGGAAGAAGAGGATCTCTGCTCTAGAACAACTGCATTGGCactcaaaattcatttcatctTATTTTACTGCAGATCCCTTACTGCCCCCTATAAACTTTCTGCACCAACAACCATGAGCAAGGCATCCTACAGCTGGCTTTCAAGCTCATGTATCTACCTCGTATCTGAGGCACAATTGTAGGCAACAGAGACAATATTGCAAAAGCAGCAACCCATCAGAGATAAGAAAGCAACACAGGAAAAATGAACATCAGTATTAACACAGTAAcgattttttccttctttctgcTAAACATCTAAGTGGCCTGCTGAAATCTAGAACCGAGGAATTCTATTTTGTTGAAAGGAGAGGGGGCGGGGGAGGCATCATAGCTTGCCCAAATTATAAAGGGGCTTGGATATAGAGGACTTTTTGAAAGGAACGGGGAATTATGCCTGATACCAAAATGATAGAAGTCAAACATGTGACTGACATGAGACTTGCAGGAGCAGTAAAGGGGGTTGAAGAGGTAATGCACCCCAGGCCAACCATAAGGAGATGTCACAACAGTACAGCAGAGTCAAAATCATGCCCAATCTAGAATCAACAGTAAGAGGATTGAATTGAACGAATAGTAAAGCCATGTATTATCTTCCTACACTTAAGTTTGGATTTAACATGGGTCAATATTAAATGTCTCTAAAAATGTTATTGAGAGTCGAAATCATGCACAATCTAGTATCAACAGTAAGAGGATTCAATTGAACGAATAGTAAAGCCTTGTATCATCTTCCTACACTAAAAATGTCTCTAAAAATGTTATTGAGATGCAATACCTTTTGTGGAACAGCCAGAAGGACCCCtttgaaagtgatttgaatcaacaataaaacaaaagacactTGCTAAGGGCAGAACTTCCACTTGTAGTGTTAAAATGTTAAATTAAAAAACCAGTAAGAAAATGTGCAGGGTAGGCTCTGATCTTTTATCCAAACTTCTCACAGACCTACTTAGAGTATAAAGCAAGAAACAAGCATGATATCCAAATAAAAAACCAAAAGGCAGCCTTATCTCTCTTTTTGAGTTTCCTGAGAGATGGAGCTGGCAACGAGGGTATTCTAGTGCAAAATATGTTACCAAGATAACTGACCTGCATGTATCCAACACTGTCCTCCCCATGTCCAAGTCCTCCAACAATAATAGGATGCGTAGGATCAAAATATTCAACCATTTCACAGGGCACATCATGAACTTCCAGCCTGAGATAAGTCCCAGTTCTATAACCTTCGATCTCCACCCGGGTGTCATCATCAAGTTCATTGAGCTCAGCCATGTTTAGCTGTTTCCGAAGTTCAATCTCTTCCTTCAACTACAAGAACAGCAAGAGCAAGTTGTGGTTCCCTGTTTTTGAAGCCAAATTGAATGATAACAAATAACAAAAGTGGAAACTAGCCCACCTTATCGAAGAAACCAGAGCCATTAGCTTGATTACGACTGAACTTGGAGCCCTTCGTATCATCATTCTCTTCATCAAGAGAATCAGATCCATTATATGTACACTGGAGTGAAGGTAAACACTTTTATGTATGAATGTCCCAAGTACCAtgaaagaaacaaatcataGAGCAAGACATGaccacaaaaataaaattttctgtGCAAGAGGAAATCAATTCTAAGATGCTGCAAGTCAACACGAACATGCATGACTTTAACTGATTTCATAGTTTGTGCATGTGTTGGGTGGGTGTGTGGGTGAGAGGAAAGCCCCACCCCGGGGGAAGGGCTGGGGGGGAGGAGAGGGAAATGAAAAAAGTTTATAACTTCACATAAAAGGATATTCAGCATCAAACTTTGCACGAAGTGCCAACTTTTTGAGCCTCCGCTCCTCATTCGCTAAATCCTCATTCTTCTTGTTTATATCACGTTCAGTGATATCAGCTCCTTGACTATTCTCATACTTTTGACCTGTTTCCAAGTCCTCAAATTCACCAAAGACATCACCATCCTCATCATCGTCGATAGCTTCTGAGACTTGACCTCTATGAGCTGCCTTTGACCAATCTCCTGTTACAAAACGGTCACGAATGTTTACTATCACTTCTTCATCCTTCCAGTTCCTCCCACTCGATATTGTGAACTTGGAGCAATCTTCAGCATTTAGATTATCAACATCTGACCCTTCTTGTGATTTCTACATACAGCAAGCAACCAAAACTATTAGCAGGGCCAAGTATGCTATTAACATCTTTATAACCTATGTTCCAAATACTGCTGGTCCACAATCCTACATAACATGGACAACTAGACATGTAGAAAAAATTCAATATCAGCAACTGACAAACCTTCTTTCCCTCCCCCTTTGGCTTGAAGAATTCATCATCACTTTCTTCATCTACAGTGCTATTTACTGAAGCAGTAGAAGTCTTATCAGCTTTCCCATACACAAGTTGCATGAGATTAACATTCTGTCTCGAAGCAGTCCTCTCCACCAAGGATTCTTTCCATTTAGAAGCATTTCCCATCTCAAGATCTACAATATGTCAAAGACCACAATTCTCATTCTCATCCATTGTCACCCAAATTCATGAACAGCAAA
This Coffea arabica cultivar ET-39 chromosome 3e, Coffea Arabica ET-39 HiFi, whole genome shotgun sequence DNA region includes the following protein-coding sequences:
- the LOC113736565 gene encoding uncharacterized protein isoform X3; this encodes MAIDGGNQSQSHKSHRSRQAGPSAKRKSKSNKKSNNRDAAADTDDNKQNQRQHNPKAFAFNSTVKAKRLQARATEKEQKRLHVPTVDRSTGEPAPFVVVVQGPPKVGKSLVIKSLVKHYTKHNLPEVRGPITIVSGKQRRLQFVECPNDINGMIDAAKIADLALLLIDGSYGFEMETFEFLNILQNHGFPKVMGVLTHLDKFKDVKKLKKTKQRLKHRFWTEIYDGAKLFYLSGLIHGKYTKREIHNLARFISVKKFPPLAWRLSHPYILVDRFEDVTAPEKVHMDNKCDRNVTLYGYLRGCNLKKGTKVHIAGVGDCNLAGITALADPCPLPSAAKKKGLRDKEKLFYAPMSGLGDLLYDKDAVYININDHLVQFSKDDNADDGVGRKGKDRDVGEVLVKSLQNTKYSIDEKLEKSFISLFGKKPNSVSDKQSDVTDIHGSMENNGNMELMGQDQSAAEAMDNASDEDNDSDDNDISDFSDDEKTLQMDLTTKMPEDSSGEEDNLASDKQPSSRDNYTEQIDFHEGRMRRKAVFGDVSDADDPKDSDDDDDGRDGSASSYSESSEDDASDPTRANLEMGNASKWKESLVERTASRQNVNLMQLVYGKADKTSTASVNSTVDEESDDEFFKPKGEGKKKSQEGSDVDNLNAEDCSKFTISSGRNWKDEEVIVNIRDRFVTGDWSKAAHRGQVSEAIDDDEDGDVFGEFEDLETGQKYENSQGADITERDINKKNEDLANEERRLKKLALRAKFDAEYNGSDSLDEENDDTKGSKFSRNQANGSGFFDKLKEEIELRKQLNMAELNELDDDTRVEIEGYRTGTYLRLEVHDVPCEMVEYFDPTHPIIVGGLGHGEDSVGYMQVRLKRHRWHKKVLKTRDPIIVSIGWRRYQTTPVYVIEDSNGRYRMLKYTPEHMHCIAMFWGPLAPPHTGVVAVQNLSNNQASFRITATATVLEFNHASRIVKKIKLVGHPCKIFKKTALIKDMFTSDLEIARFEGAAVQTVSGIRGQVKKAAKEEIGNQPKKMGGFAKEGIARCTFEDRILMSDIVFLRAWTQVEVPCFYNPLTTALQPRNQTWQGMKTVAELRTELNIPVPVNKDSLYKPIERKQRKFNPLVIPKSLQAALPFASKPKDIPARRRLLLENRRAVVMEPHERKVHALVQHLQLIRNEKMKKRKLKEEEKKKAHEAEKAKEEQLSKKRTREERRDRYRVQDRLNKKIRRNSGS
- the LOC113736565 gene encoding uncharacterized protein isoform X2; translation: MAIDGGNQSQSHKSHRSRQAGPSAKRKSKSNKKSNNRDAAADTDDNKQNQRQHNPKAFAFNSTVKAKRLQARATEKEQKRLHVPTVDRSTGEPAPFVVVVQGPPKVGKSLVIKSLVKHYTKHNLPEVRGPITIVSGKQRRLQFVECPNDINGMIDAAKIADLALLLIDGSYGFEMETFEFLNILQNHGFPKVMGVLTHLDKFKDVKKLKKTKQRLKHRFWTEIYDGAKLFYLSGLIHGKYTKREIHNLARFISVKKFPPLAWRLSHPYILVDRFEDVTAPEKVHMDNKCDRNVTLYGYLRGCNLKKGTKVHIAGVGDCNLAGITALADPCPLPSAAKKKGLRDKEKLFYAPMSGLGDLLYDKDAVYININDHLVQFSKDDNADDGVGRKGKDRDVGEVLVKSLQNTKYSIDEKLEKSFISLFGKKPNSVSDKQSDVTDIHGSMENNGNMELMGQDQSAAEAMDNASDEDNDSDDNDISDFSDDEKTLQMDLTTKMPEDSSGEEDNLASDKQPSSRDNYTEQIDFHEGRMRRKAVFGDVSDADDPKDSDDDDDGRDGSASSYSESSEDDASDPTRANLEMGNASKWKESLVERTASRQNVNLMQLVYGKADKTSTASVNSTVDEESDDEFFKPKGEGKKKSQEGSDVDNLNAEDCSKFTISSGRNWKDEEVIVNIRDRFVTGDWSKAAHRGQVSEAIDDDEDGDVFGEFEDLETGQKYENSQGADITERDINKKNEDLANEERRLKKLALRAKFDAEYNGSDSLDEENDDTKGSKFSRNQANGSGFFDKLKEEIELRKQLNMAELNELDDDTRVEIEGYRTGTYLRLEVHDVPCEMVEYFDPTHPIIVGGLGHGEDSVGYMQVRLKRHRWHKKVLKTRDPIIVSIGWRRYQTTPVYVIEDSNGRYRMLKYTPEHMHCIAMFWGPLAPPHTGVVAVQNLSNNQASFRITATATVLEFNHASRIVKKIKLVGHPCKIFKKTALIKDMFTSDLEIARFEGAAVQTVSGIRGQVKKAAKEEIGNQPKKMGGFAKEGIARCTFEDRILMSDIVFLRAWTQVEVPCFYNPLTTALQPRNQTWQGMKTVAELRTELNIPVPVNKDSLYKPIERKQRKFNPLVIPKSLQAALPFASKPKDIPARRRLLLENRRAVVMEPHERKVHALVQHLQLIRNEKMKKRKLKEEEKKKAHEAEKAKEEQLSKKRTREERRDRYRVQDRLNKKIRRNSGS
- the LOC113736565 gene encoding uncharacterized protein isoform X1; translated protein: MAIDGGNQSQSHKSHRSRQAGPSAKRKSKSNKKSNNRDAAADTDDNKQNQRQHNPKAFAFNSTVKAKRLQARATEKEQKRLHVPTVDRSTGEPAPFVVVVQGPPKVGKSLVIKSLVKHYTKHNLPEVRGPITIVSGKQRRLQFVECPNDINGMIDAAKIADLALLLIDGSYGFEMETFEFLNILQNHGFPKVMGVLTHLDKFKDVKKLKKTKQRLKHRFWTEIYDGAKLFYLSGLIHGKYTKREIHNLARFISVKKFPPLAWRLSHPYILVDRFEDVTAPEKVHMDNKCDRNVTLYGYLRGCNLKKGTKVHIAGVGDCNLAGITALADPCPLPSAAKKKGLRDKEKLFYAPMSGLGDLLYDKDAVYININDHLVQFSKDDNADDGVGRKVFWMSGKDRDVGEVLVKSLQNTKYSIDEKLEKSFISLFGKKPNSVSDKQSDVTDIHGSMENNGNMELMGQDQSAAEAMDNASDEDNDSDDNDISDFSDDEKTLQMDLTTKMPEDSSGEEDNLASDKQPSSRDNYTEQIDFHEGRMRRKAVFGDVSDADDPKDSDDDDDGRDGSASSYSESSEDDASDPTRANLEMGNASKWKESLVERTASRQNVNLMQLVYGKADKTSTASVNSTVDEESDDEFFKPKGEGKKKSQEGSDVDNLNAEDCSKFTISSGRNWKDEEVIVNIRDRFVTGDWSKAAHRGQVSEAIDDDEDGDVFGEFEDLETGQKYENSQGADITERDINKKNEDLANEERRLKKLALRAKFDAEYNGSDSLDEENDDTKGSKFSRNQANGSGFFDKLKEEIELRKQLNMAELNELDDDTRVEIEGYRTGTYLRLEVHDVPCEMVEYFDPTHPIIVGGLGHGEDSVGYMQVRLKRHRWHKKVLKTRDPIIVSIGWRRYQTTPVYVIEDSNGRYRMLKYTPEHMHCIAMFWGPLAPPHTGVVAVQNLSNNQASFRITATATVLEFNHASRIVKKIKLVGHPCKIFKKTALIKDMFTSDLEIARFEGAAVQTVSGIRGQVKKAAKEEIGNQPKKMGGFAKEGIARCTFEDRILMSDIVFLRAWTQVEVPCFYNPLTTALQPRNQTWQGMKTVAELRTELNIPVPVNKDSLYKPIERKQRKFNPLVIPKSLQAALPFASKPKDIPARRRLLLENRRAVVMEPHERKVHALVQHLQLIRNEKMKKRKLKEEEKKKAHEAEKAKEEQLSKKRTREERRDRYRVQDRLNKKIRRNSGS